One window from the genome of Paenibacillus azoreducens encodes:
- a CDS encoding phage tail protein, producing MTIPPINDASTTIKGIVMLSNSITGTRENVAATEKAVKLAVEASQIPYTNKTLIDRGISGSITLGMYTFTDIDFTKKVRDTFKYSASELRVKKSGIYAIGLYTAFWSDQTIPKGTTMDV from the coding sequence TCCCGCCTATAAACGATGCAAGCACAACAATAAAAGGGATCGTGATGCTATCCAATTCCATTACGGGGACACGTGAGAACGTAGCCGCTACGGAAAAAGCGGTAAAATTGGCGGTAGAGGCATCTCAGATCCCTTATACAAATAAAACGCTCATTGATAGAGGGATATCTGGGAGTATTACATTAGGTATGTACACGTTCACCGACATTGATTTTACAAAAAAGGTTAGGGATACCTTTAAATACTCTGCATCCGAGCTTAGGGTTAAAAAATCCGGTATATATGCCATTGGTTTATATACTGCGTTTTGGTCAGATCAAACCATCCCTAAAGGGACAACTATGGATGTTTGA